CTGGTGTTGCACCtcaggattttcctcctgctccaAATATGTTTCTCAGATTTAATCCCTTGGAGAAGTTAAAAGGGGCAAACTACAAGATCGCTGGGATGCTTTCTGGCCCTACTTCTAATTGTTCCTAACATTtgcattaaaaggaaaaaaaaaatcaaatgcttCCAACAAGAGGAGTAAAATCTGCTACCCAAACACATTAGACAAAAAGAACTCACCTTCCAGGTGGCCCATAGTCACCTCTGTCATATGGTGGAGGTCGGCCATATGGGTCTGTCGGAGGTGGGCCACGGCTGTCTGAAGTGGGTATGCCACTATTGGCAGGTGGGGGGAAGAAAGCTGGATTCACatgtggtgctggtggtggagCACCTGGCGGTGGCCCAGGGAGATGTGGAGGAGGAGCAAGAGTCAGGGGTGGCCCAAGAGGGCCAGGTGGACGAGGGGGAAATGGACCCGGAGGTGGAGGTGGACCCTGCTGAGGTGGTGGTGGACCTGGTGGTGGCCCATAGCCTGGAACTGGTGGTGGAGGGCCTGGAGGAAGTGGCCCAAGTGGAGGCTGACCAAAAGGCTGTCCTGGAAACAGAACTGGTGGTGGTGGACGATCACCACGATTAGGAGGTCCAGCTAATGGAGGTGGGAGGACCTGACCAGGTGGTGGAGGGCCTGGTGGGCCTGGTGGGCCAGGAGGACCTAAGGGTGGACGTGGGGGAGTTTGTCCagctaaaataaaaacaaacaaaaaacaacaaacaaataaaattgagtgaataaatacaaagaaataaaattcttcaggctttttttttttccccagaaaacaatgacaaaaaagaaaccaaccCTCCCTCCCTGAACACTGTGCAACATGTCCAAGACATGCATGTTCCTGTTTTGGGTCCAGTAGCTTAGAAAAATTTTAACTTATCTGTAGCTATTGAAACTACAGACATCCAGAGATATCTAAAAAGAACAACATTATCTTGTACACCAACAACTCCCCTCCTCAAATCACTTAATCACCTGCTGTTGTTTCCAAAACCCTCAAGAAGATTACAAAAGCTAGAAAACATTACATCTTACTGCAGCTAGTCATTCATGTGGGGCTTCAGataaaatacatattaaaaatatgggAGAAGCTGCATTGGAGAAAGTAATGTAATTGCAGTACCCAAACATTCCTTTAGATTCTCAACTGTTTTTTCAATTTGACTATGTCCCTTGGACTGTTGGCAGACAATCTATTACTGAATGACATTTACTAAAAAATATGTCAGCTGAAAAAAGAACTTCACGGCAGTGCAAACCTAACTGTTTAACGTATTTCTTCTGTATCAGATACCTAACTAAACATGAAGACCTCCTTTTCTGGTGTTTCAAGTGCCTACTAACTGACCACTCAGTGGGCATGAATCAAAGCTGAATTTCTGATCACATGCAAACTTGTACTACAATAAGGAAATCAGTTACTTTACACTCCTCAACACAGGCAATTCTGAGCACATACAGCAAATCACAAAATCTCAACTACCATACACTGAAGTCAAATCTACTTGCTAATGTATATTGACATTGTATAAATAATGTATCTAAAAAAGCTCTTGCCTTGCTACCAAATTTGCTAGGTCCAACTTCCTGTTGAATATCAACAAATGAACAGTCAAGTCCTACAATCTAGCTGTGAACACTGATTATGGCTCATTACTGAATTGCCTTGATCTTAATCATTTCCCAAGTAAGTATGCCATATTGAAACACATGTAAGACTGGAACTCCATATATGCATAATTGTACCTGGGAAAGGTGGTGGTggccctcctggccctgccgGTCCAGGGAATCTGTCTCCACCTGGAATGGCACCTGGAAAACGGCCCCGACCTCTGTTACTAGGTGGAAATGCTGCTCGTGAGCTTCCTCCCGGGGGACCAGCTTTACCTTCCCCAGACATCTGGCCAGACTGTGTGGCTGCAATGGCAAAGCACATACATTACATGTCATTACATAGATCAAAATAGGTTGAAGTATTTCAACTCTTGACCCAAAGTTTTATGCAGCGCTAAAGCGTGACCTTGTGAGCACCAATTTGCTTCCCGTATGCAAACCCGATGCATTTGGGAAGGAAAACATTCTTTGCTAAAATACTAAGCCTCATACTAAAGGAAGAGGATTGGAGAGACTGCCAGTCCTTCCTTCAATGAAGCCCAACACCACACTGAGAAACACAAGACATGGTGCTAAAGTACAGCATGGAACCACTCTTCCCCATTGTATCATAAATACAGACCATCCACACATCAGAATTTAGTCCAGTTTGTCTACAAATGTTCAATTTCTAAATGCtcttgagcttttttttttaaattatgtccACAGGAAATTGAGAAAACATCCACAGCTGTTAAGACAAGAGTTGCACGAAGCTGCAACCCTCTGTCAGAATGCAGCAGCTCTTCAGTGTATGAAGTGATTTCTTTAAACAAAGATAGAAGTTCATTCACCCAGACTCTAAGTATTTTATGGCTATTTTAAACTGTGTAGAAATTACAAGATGCTGGGCTAAAAACCTGCCATTctactttttctgcttttccaagaGAGCACTTAAGAAAGGCTTACTTTTCCTTGACTGCATTTCAAATTGACTCAGAAACTGTTTATTACACGGAGTTACAACAGGATTCTGGCCATGTAATTCTCTTTTAGGCAACAAATCCATCAGCTTTTTGGAGGATGCTTCCGATCCCACACCCACAAGGGCAAacctgaaaggaaagaaaaatagttACACCACAATTTGTTCATTTTCTGACATCCTGACATCTCATGAAAAAGATTACACACAGTAAGCAAAGGAATACTTGACAACTAGACACCAACAATGTCTCACAGGTCTTAGTCCAGCTTTCAGAacagataaaataatttattctagGACataaaagaaggaaacaaaacagcaagTACAGGATGCATCAAAATTTATCCCAACAAAGGCAGCTTTTTTGGCAGAGAATCAAGAGACTACATAATGAATTCATATGATGAAGTTATTAAGCATACACTCATACACTGTGCTCATTGCTGCCAAAGAGACAGAAAGGCACAGTCAAGCAGTGAAATTTAGGTTGCCAGTGAAAAATGGGCTCAAGTACTTACTTTAAATAGCTAATAGAAAATAAAGATGTAAAGAAAGATTGAATAATGAAGGCTGGGAGAACAGCATTtacactgaagaaaaacaaacattactaccacaccaaaaaaaccatCTAGAAATAGTCTTATATGAAGATCACCAATGAGCTTCAACTCACAAACTAATGAGATACACAGTACTATCACAAAAATTTATACCTGAAACTTAAGTCATTAGTATGAAATTATATGCCAAATCATTTCTGGATCAATAAGCTAAGATGAGCAGTTCAAAGACTGACAATTATGAAAATTGAGAACTCCTTCCTCTCCCAAACTTCAGTCCACATATAGAAAAAAACAAGTTCTTACCCTTTAGACTGGCCATTAGCACGATTTTCAAAAAATTTTATCTCCAAAATGTCATTTACCCCCAGTGAATGAACTGCTTCAGTTAAGTCTTCATCTGTTGtccactgaaaaatatttttaatattcaaCTATGAGAGCTTATCTAAAACACCAGGCAAAGGGCAACTaaattttccatggatttttgaGTGTGCATgcgtgtgtgtatgtgtgtgtaatTGATCCAGAGGAATATTTTATTCAGGTTGTCAATATATTCTGACTCTTGGAGTAGTCATTTTCATTTTACAATTCAACAATTAGTTCAGCTAATTCACGCACATTTTGCTGATTCCATTCATGTACTTCAAAATGGGACAACTTAAGTCAACAGTCAGGTCCTTTACTTACCTGTTAGCTCCTGAAGTACTGTAATAACTAATGAAAAAAACACCCACAGTAAGAAATTATCAGATacgaaaaaaaattaatttttttaaatttatcttttaaaatagaattttgcATATGTGGGCCCTGAAGAACTTGATTTCATGTAACCAGATAAAAGCTCAACTTAATTCAGCACTGACCAGCTCTTGCACTGTTTGCTTTACgcaattgattttaaaatactttcattCTAATGAAAGTAATTTTCCTAAGGGCACCTTCAGTTCAGTGAGTTATCATAAACCTGTTCTTCTGGGACAGAGAAATAAGCCTCAAGACAAATACCTGAAAACAGTTATGCTGAAAGAGTCACTGCCGATGGAAACGGCCctggaaaaatgtgaaaagtAATTTCAAGAAAATCCCAGAGCAACCTCCTTTTAAACTAAAACCTTCAGCAAGAGTTTAGGAAAAATTTGGCCTGTTTAGTAACCTTGAAGCGTTTACAGGCATGAAGTATTTAACAGTTTAAACTTGTTCTCTTCTTTCATTTGGTTCTCTGAAAACCTTAAGAACACAGTAGCACAAATATCCTTTAATAACACTTAAAATGTGACAGAAACTCTCAAGTTTATATTTACTGAAGACTTTCATGATATTTAAGACATCACGACAGCTCCAGACAGGCTCTCTGAGTTTCaggtaaaaggaaaaatgatCCCACAACCACaaatgaaaatggaagaaaatcaaaccaacaacaaaaacaactgGGTTGTGATACACataatatttcaaataaaacattttaaagcaaaaaatttTACAAGTAGTTACGTCCATAATTAAAATTCCTGTCTACAACTAAACAGCAGTAAGATACTTACCCAAGTGAGATTTCCAATGTACAAGGCAATTCTCTTTCCAGTATACGTATAGACAACATTTGGTGCAGCTCCTTTACCTACATCATCCCCAACAGATGGCGGAAGAGAATCCATGTAATCACGATCCTCTGGAGCATCTCCATTATTTGCAGATGGAGAAATTACATCATCATATAAATCAATCTGATCATGCCCACCATATTCAGCctcctaaaataaaaaagacatcTTGATTATAATTAGTATTACTCTTAAAACTTATTGAAGCTGAAGTTGTGATAATTGCCATGTTCCACAGACACAGTAAGTCTGATCAACCACCTACACAACATCCCTGTTGAAAATCTAAGCACCAGTTTCCTCCACATCAAAACATATAAAATTCTTACGACACTCACTACATTCTAAACttatgtggaaaaaaatacttctggCCACTGTTTTCCATGCCAATACTTTTGCCCTTGTAATATAAGCAGAAATCAAAAAATCTACAAACCCTACTCCCAGAATTGTATACATTAGAATGCAGAAGTTTCATGCTTTAATCCCAGATTGCAACTAAGTACCACACAATTGCTTACTCACTTCTCCCTCCCCAAACACTCCATGGGACAGatgagaaaaatcagaaaaaaaaaaaacttgtggGATAAGAAAAGtttcaaaactgaaataaaataaactgcCTGTGTCTGAGCAGTGATCAGCCTCGTCCACCCAACTCCCACCAGTTTATGTACTGGGCATGGTGCTCTTCCACCTGATGCTTTCCTATAATACAGCAGGACCCATCAATAAACTAGGTATATTGCATCTCATTTTGTGGTAGTTTATTATATAATGGGGTCCCTCAGCACGTGTTATCTCCTCGTCTAGTGACATTCTGACATCTTTGTCTTTTAGACAGTCCACGATGATTTCCAAGATTCTTGGGCAACTGGGATATCCTATTTGAGCTCATTATATGGTCACTGCAACCCATTTATTTCATGTAGCACCAGCTACACGATGCGAAGACCACCCCCCTTTGaacatccagcccagccctggcagtcactggggagctggaggagctgtgctTCAGCACCAATCCCTTCCAAAGCAGCTCCTTGATTGGACTCCAGTATCTCTTTCAGCAGGAGTATAGGAGGCCTCAGATACTCAGTCTCCCCAGTTCCATATCAGAGGGCTGGAGATGGCTGGAGTCTCTCCTGGTGCTTTCTGTCAGACACTGCAGGTAGGGTCATTTGCCCTGGCTGCAGTATAGAGCACTTTTTTACATCTTGCCCTGCCCAGActggcctgggggctgctgcatGAACTATGTCCCACTTAATTTGTTCAAAAGCTTTTTGTTGCTCAGGGCCTCATTTGAAATCATTCTTCTTCCAGGTCATTTGATAGAGAGGGCTTACAGTTAGACTGCAATCTGGAATATGTGCATTCTCCAAAAACCCACAACACCTAAGAAAGCTTGTGTTTGTTTCTTACTAgttggtggagacattgctgATGTTTTGTTGATGACATCCATTGGCATCTGACAACATCCATCTTGCCATTTTATTCCTAGAAACTCAATATCCCATGCAGGTCCCTTGACCTTGCTATGTTTTATGGTAAAAACAGCTTTTGGAATAATTTGgacatttttcttccctttcttaaAAACTTCTGCTCTGTATGGGCCCACATGATGATATTATCAATGCATTGCAGGTGTTCCAAAGCTTCACCCTGTTCTGatgcagtctggatcagtccataGAATTGGCAGCGCTGTgtttccacccctggggcactGGATTCTAGGTCTACTGGACATTCCTTTAAGTGGAAGTAAATTGTGGCCTGTCAAAGCTATTGAGACACATTAGCAATGTCAGCTGTGGCAAACCACTTGGCAGCTTTTGACTGCAGCTCGTATCAGAGTTCCAGCATGCCCAGTACAGCAGCACTCAGCCACAGTGTGACTTCATTCAGGCCACCATAGTTCACTGTGGTTCTCCATTATCCAGGCCATATGGTCCTGCTGATCACTGCTTGATTCTCCAGTTGATAAATCAGCTTGTGAATGGGAATCACGGAGTCTCGGTTGGTgcaatgctgctgctggtgcaaCGCCATGGTAGCGACCAGCACCTGTTCTCTGACCTTCAGCAAGCCCAACAGAAGTGTCCTCTGAGGGAACAGGCAAGGCAGGCAGCTGCTTAACTTCCTCCACCTCCAAAGCAGTGGTACTGAACATCCACCTTTTGGGTCCTTGAAATACCCTCTCCTAAGGCACTCTGTGCCAGGGAACCAGAACCTTCGGGCCAGACACAGACAGTGCTTCTGCCACATGTTCCCGGTCCGGCTCACTTCAGCCTCCAGTTTAGTCAGCTGTTGGGTTCCCCTCTCTCTCCAGAAACAGAAATAGGTTctgcccctgcagagctggatggCACTGGGGTACCCTGTGCACTCCATACACTCCTGCAAACACAGCTTATGAAAATGGCATGCTCGGACAAGCTGCCACAAGGATCACAGGCACTGGAATTCTTCTGGGTCTGTGGGTGACTGCACACTGTCTGGGTCATAACAAAGGTACTGGATACCTCTGTGGTGGCCCTGGGTGACAGGGAGCATCTTCCTTGAAGGGATGTCTTTCCTTCACACTCCACAGGAGTCACCTCCTGAAGGCTGAGGCCCTTTGCCAATCACCTTGTCAATGCTCCCTTCCTTAGAAGGTGATCCCAGCTGCTTGATTTCCCTACCCTGATTCCAAGCTACAAGCCCtcttccccagcatcccagcagcCAGCTGATCACCTGCTCACCTGGGTGATGGCTGAAATCTCTTTGCATATCCCACAGCTCTCTCAGGGATAGGGATTGAGTGGTTCCCTCTTGTTCcatcttcctcctgctcttgTGATGGCcctgctttgctctcctttgTTAAACAAACTCTCTTGTGTCCATTTCTCCTGGTGAGAAGGGGTGACTGATACCAGCAGGGTTGGTGCTCTGGGTCAGCTGCATCACCCATTGCAAGGGTctgagcacctgcagcacctgccaCAAAGGCCTGAGTAGCCACAGTGCCTGTCACACGGTTTGAGTAGCTGCAAAGAGTTGTCTAACCCTAACCAAGACCTGGCATACAATCATGATTCCTGGCAATAGAGCCACGTTTCAACATCCCAAGGATATTCAAAAATTTCAAGAGCTACTGTCATTAGTCTGGCAGAGAAGGGGAATATGTAGGATCATGACTCCTCCACAGGTTAAGTCTCAGAAGATGAAAGGTAAAAGGTGTAATCATTAATAGTTTACAATAGATCACTCACAAAGTACAAAGATGACAGCAGAGCTGAGTACAAGTAACAGATTACTTTCACAACCAGCAATTCTGTAGTATCATATGCTAGTGTTCACAAGATCATCAAATGCCTTGGGTTAGAAGAAACCTTAAAAACCATCTAGTTACAAgtcccctgctgtgggcaggaatatcttccactagaccagactGCTCATGTTAAAACACAACACAACAACATCAGACCAGTTCCCACAGGTGAAAAACAACACAACAGGAAGCACACGCTGGAAGTAAGGAGTTAAAACGATGGAGCTCTGAGAACAAGCAGAACAACTGCTTGAGAGCTGAGAGCATAAACTCAACATTGTGTCCAACGACTATTAAACTAATTAACAAATGCTTAAAGCAATTTTGTTCTAGCATGTTCTGGTCAGATTTGTTGTTTTCTCAACCTGTCAAGCCCCATGATGGGTGATCAAAAAAGGGCTATTGTGCTTTAACTCCAGCTGGTAACTAAGTGCCACACAGGCATTTGCTCACTCCACCCCCCAAACTCTGTGGAACAGGGAAGAGAATCTGTGAAAAGGTAAAACCCATGGGTTGAGACAGGAACAGTTTAATAactgaaataaagtaaaatataaaaagaataatGGCAATGATGAAAAAGAAGACAACAAAAAGGGATGAAATAATGCACAAGCCAGTAAAGTGATGCATAACCACTGATGCTCACCACATGCTGACCAATGCCCAGTCCATCCACAAGCAGCAATTGCCCCTCCGAGCCAActtccctcagctccctgtACTCTCATACCTTCCTGCAGAACAGAAACTGCCTCCGCCAGGTTTTGGTATCAGAGATATTTCAGCACCCATTATGAATTTGtatccagaaactcacagaaGCATCCTAGACAGAATAGTTCAAGGTACCATATATGGCAGCTAGAGATAACCAAACTGGACTCCACAAAACACAGGCCACAAAGGTGGAAATGCTTGCTGTAAATCCAAGATATCCACAACCATGATCAGAAGATCCACCgtcttaaaaatataaaaatattatcaaCTACTGCTCATACAGGGAAAGTGTAACTAAAACAAATAATATAAttgaaaaaacccccaagagGTAAACTGAATTTTGGCATTGTCAATCAAGTGCATTTAACCCTCAGTAAACTGCATCGTCCCAATAAACTTCAATAGAAAAATCTCTCTAAAGGTAAGCTTATCACAATTAAATTAAGGGTTTCATATTTCACCTAGTCTATCCAGTTCTCAGTTTGATTCCTCCTACCATCATAGCTAATGAAATCAGGTACACAGAACTGCCTGAGACAGGCCCAAACATGACATCTTACAGCTAGACTAAGGCTGATGTCACAGGGCAATTAAGGAAATCCTCTGCTAAATGTACAGTAACTCTAGTCATCTATGTATATGAATGATTACTTCAAGGAAGTAGAATTTAGTCTTGGTAGACAGATGCAAAAACACAATTACCAAACTTATAGCAGATGTATGTACACTAACCTACCTCTCTGAGGTCAACATTGCCACAACATCAGAGTGGGCAGCAgtccacagctctgctgcaacaagaaagtCCTTTGAAACAGATCATTTGTATCACACAGGCTTTCAGGTCTCCATCAGTGGAGAGAGAAAATTATTAAGACAGCAGAGTCTGCATGTAATTGAGAGGGGGCAGGGCAGGCCCAATAACACCAGTGtcttaatttaaataaataaggaCACAAGAGAAAACCTGATGTTGTTCACTAGACTTTCTTCTCGCATCATGCTGGTTTTGCATCCAGCATGGAATTCATTCACTTACCAATCTATCAGCAAGGTGTGTGCTTTGAT
This Agelaius phoeniceus isolate bAgePho1 chromosome 5, bAgePho1.hap1, whole genome shotgun sequence DNA region includes the following protein-coding sequences:
- the CPSF6 gene encoding cleavage and polyadenylation specificity factor subunit 6 isoform X3, which encodes MADGVDHIDIYADVGEEFNQEAEYGGHDQIDLYDDVISPSANNGDAPEDRDYMDSLPPSVGDDVGKGAAPNVVYTYTGKRIALYIGNLTWWTTDEDLTEAVHSLGVNDILEIKFFENRANGQSKGFALVGVGSEASSKKLMDLLPKRELHGQNPVVTPCNKQFLSQFEMQSRKTTQSGQMSGEGKAGPPGGSSRAAFPPSNRGRGRFPGAIPGGDRFPGPAGPGGPPPPFPAGQTPPRPPLGPPGPPGPPGPPPPGQVLPPPLAGPPNRGDRPPPPVLFPGQPFGQPPLGPLPPGPPPPVPGYGPPPGPPPPQQGPPPPPGPFPPRPPGPLGPPLTLAPPPHLPGPPPGAPPPAPHVNPAFFPPPANSGIPTSDSRGPPPTDPYGRPPPYDRGDYGPPGREMDAARTPLSEAEFEEIMNRNRAISSSAISRAVSDASAGDYGSAIETLVTAISLIKQSKVSADDRCKVLISSLQDCLHGIESKSYGSGSRRRERSRERDHSRSREKSRRHKSRSRDRHDDYYRERSRERERHRDRDRDRDRERDREREYRHR
- the CPSF6 gene encoding cleavage and polyadenylation specificity factor subunit 6 isoform X2, with the translated sequence MADGVDHIDIYADVGEEFNQEAEYGGHDQIDLYDDVISPSANNGDAPEDRDYMDSLPPSVGDDVGKGAAPNVVYTYTGKRIALYIGNLTWWTTDEDLTEAVHSLGVNDILEIKFFENRANGQSKGFALVGVGSEASSKKLMDLLPKRELHGQNPVVTPCNKQFLSQFEMQSRKTTQSGQMSGEGKAGPPGGSSRAAFPPSNRGRGRFPGAIPGGDRFPGPAGPGGPPPPFPAGQTPPRPPLGPPGPPGPPGPPPPGQVLPPPLAGPPNRGDRPPPPVLFPGQPFGQPPLGPLPPGPPPPVPGYGPPPGPPPPQQGPPPPPGPFPPRPPGPLGPPLTLAPPPHLPGPPPGAPPPAPHVNPAFFPPPANSGIPTSDSRGPPPTDPYGRPPPYDRGDYGPPGRRFTGNNMSIREKLHIPFYGRHTKNNTQNSGREMDAARTPLSEAEFEEIMNRNRAISSSAISRAVSDASAGDYGSAIETLVTAISLIKQSKVSADDRCKVLISSLQDCLHGIESKSYGSGSRRERSRERDHSRSREKSRRHKSRSRDRHDDYYRERSRERERHRDRDRDRDRERDREREYRHR
- the CPSF6 gene encoding cleavage and polyadenylation specificity factor subunit 6 isoform X1, which translates into the protein MADGVDHIDIYADVGEEFNQEAEYGGHDQIDLYDDVISPSANNGDAPEDRDYMDSLPPSVGDDVGKGAAPNVVYTYTGKRIALYIGNLTWWTTDEDLTEAVHSLGVNDILEIKFFENRANGQSKGFALVGVGSEASSKKLMDLLPKRELHGQNPVVTPCNKQFLSQFEMQSRKTTQSGQMSGEGKAGPPGGSSRAAFPPSNRGRGRFPGAIPGGDRFPGPAGPGGPPPPFPAGQTPPRPPLGPPGPPGPPGPPPPGQVLPPPLAGPPNRGDRPPPPVLFPGQPFGQPPLGPLPPGPPPPVPGYGPPPGPPPPQQGPPPPPGPFPPRPPGPLGPPLTLAPPPHLPGPPPGAPPPAPHVNPAFFPPPANSGIPTSDSRGPPPTDPYGRPPPYDRGDYGPPGRRFTGNNMSIREKLHIPFYGRHTKNNTQNSGREMDAARTPLSEAEFEEIMNRNRAISSSAISRAVSDASAGDYGSAIETLVTAISLIKQSKVSADDRCKVLISSLQDCLHGIESKSYGSGSRRRERSRERDHSRSREKSRRHKSRSRDRHDDYYRERSRERERHRDRDRDRDRERDREREYRHR
- the CPSF6 gene encoding cleavage and polyadenylation specificity factor subunit 6 isoform X4, with the translated sequence MADGVDHIDIYADVGEEFNQEAEYGGHDQIDLYDDVISPSANNGDAPEDRDYMDSLPPSVGDDVGKGAAPNVVYTYTGKRIALYIGNLTWWTTDEDLTEAVHSLGVNDILEIKFFENRANGQSKGFALVGVGSEASSKKLMDLLPKRELHGQNPVVTPCNKQFLSQFEMQSRKTTQSGQMSGEGKAGPPGGSSRAAFPPSNRGRGRFPGAIPGGDRFPGPAGPGGPPPPFPAGQTPPRPPLGPPGPPGPPGPPPPGQVLPPPLAGPPNRGDRPPPPVLFPGQPFGQPPLGPLPPGPPPPVPGYGPPPGPPPPQQGPPPPPGPFPPRPPGPLGPPLTLAPPPHLPGPPPGAPPPAPHVNPAFFPPPANSGIPTSDSRGPPPTDPYGRPPPYDRGDYGPPGREMDAARTPLSEAEFEEIMNRNRAISSSAISRAVSDASAGDYGSAIETLVTAISLIKQSKVSADDRCKVLISSLQDCLHGIESKSYGSGSRRERSRERDHSRSREKSRRHKSRSRDRHDDYYRERSRERERHRDRDRDRDRERDREREYRHR